The Croceibacterium sp. TMG7-5b_MA50 genome segment TCGGAGCGGTGCCGGGCCGGGCGGGTGTGGCGGGTCGCTCCGCCGCTGGCGGCGCGGGCAGGGCAGGTGGGGGCACCGGCAGGGCCTGCACCGGCTGCGCAAGCTGCATGATCTCCGCCGCCGCCAGCAGGAACGCGCCGGTGCCGTACATTCCCACGTCGTCGGCCGCTGTCGGCACCGGCTGGTCGCCGGTCTTCTGCACCGCGCCAAGCTGCCCGTTGGGCAGAATGTGGCGGTTCAGGCCGGCCCAGCCTCGCAGGACCTGGGGCAGGTATTCATCCCGCGGCAGGACGCCGTGGTTGACGCCCCACGCCAGGGCATAGGTGTGCAGCGCAGAGCCGGAGGTTTCGGGTTCGGGAAAGGCGGACACGTCCAGCAGGTCGGCGCGCCACAGCCCGTCGGACTGTTGCAGCCCCGCGATGCGCGCCGCCATCTGGCGAAATTGGTCGAGGTAGCGGTCGCGCGTCGGGTAATCCGCCGGCATGTGGTCCAGCACGCGGGCGAGACCCGCCAGCACCCAGCCATTGCCGCGCGACCAGAACACCTTGCCGCCGCTGTCGGACCGGTGCGTGACAAAGCGCGGATCGCGGAAGAACAGGCCCTCCGCCGGATCGTACAGCGCCTGCGAGGTGCGCCACCATTGCACATCCATCGCGTCGAGATAGCGCCGGTCACCGGTGATCGCACTCATGCGCGACAGAACCGGCGGGGCCATGAACAGCGCATCGCACCACCACCACACCAGCCGCGCGGGCTGCGGCTCCGCCCGCAGATGCGGCAGCGAGAAATCGAGCCGCTGCTGCGTCGGCATGATGTAGCCATCCTCCCGCCGCAGGACGTACAGCTCCTGGTACAGCTCGCCGATCGCCTGATCGTCGGCGTTCAGCAGCCCCTTTGGCGAACGCGTGCCGCGCATCGCGAAGTTGAAATGGTCGGCCACCGATACCAGGAACCGCATCGGCTCCGGCCGATCGGACACACGGGCGACCCGCGTCAGCCCGGTGTAGAACGTGGCCGAGACCCAGTTGGCGGTGATCTCGTCCACGCTGCGCCCCAGCACCTGGAACGGCTTGCGTTCCAGATCGGCGATCTCTGCCAACGCGGCATACTCCATCACCGCCAGCACCCGGGCGGGATCCGGCACGATATCAGTCGCGAATGACAAATCCGGTCGCGGGGGCAGGGTGATGTCGACCGGTCGCAATTGCGCCTGCGCCACCGCCGGAACAAGCGGAAGCGGTGCCACCGCACACGCGAGTGCGAGCAGCCGAAATCTTGCCATGGCTTTCATCAAGAAGCCGCCTCTGCTGCTGGGGTAGGATCCGGGTATTCCGCCGATGCGCGATGTTCGCGCGCCATGCCATCGTTCATGAACTGCACGACCTCCGGGTAATCGCTGGCCAGGTTGCGGCTTTCCCACGGGTCCGCCGACAGGTCGAACAGCTGGGTCTGCCCGGCACGCTGCAGCCGTACAGCCTTCCACTTCCCGTAGCGCGCCGCCTGGCGATACTCGGGCGAGTAAAACTCCCAGTACATGAACCGGTCGGGCGGGACGGCATCGGTGTTCAGCAAGTGCGGCAGCAGGTCGATGCCGTCGCCCGGCTGCGACGGCGCGCCTGCCGCGGACAAGGCCGTGGGCAGCAGATCGGGGAAGTAGATCGGCACGTCGCTGCGCGATCCGGCCGCGATCTGTCCCGGCCACCGCACCAGGAACGGCACGCGCAGCCCGCCTTCGTACATGTCGCGCTTGTACCCGGTCAGCCCGCCATTGGAGTCGAACGAATCCGCGACGCGCGTCTGCGGGGCGGATGGTTCGGACCGGGGCCCATTGTCGGACGAGAAGATGACCATTGTGTCCTCGTCGATGCCGGTTGCCTTCAGCTGTTCCAGCAATCGGCCGACATTCCTGTCCAGCCGATCGATCATCGCGGCGTAGAACTTCTCGTCATCTGGCCATGACTGATCCGCGTATGGGCCGAAGTCAGGTGCGATATGCGGGCTGTGGGGCGCGTTGTACGCCACGTAGAGGAAGAACGGCGCAGCGCGGTGCCGCCCGATGAAGTCGATAGACTCATCCGTGATCAGGTCAGTGTCGTAGACCTGCCGCGCGCCGCCGGCATTCCCCGCCACATCGACCATCTGCGTGTTGTGCATCCGCTTGGCCGGCCAGTACCCCTCCGTCACGGGTTCGGTCACCAGCCAGCCCTTGAACTCGTCGAAGCCGAAATTGGTCGGCACTGCCGCCGGGTCGTAGCCGTCGAGGTGCCACTTGCCCATGATCCCCGTTGCGTAGCCGGCAGCCTTCAGGTGCTGCGCCACCGTGCGGTCCTGCGGGGTCAGGCTCGCGCGGCGGAGTTGCTGCTCGCCTTTGTAGCCAAGGTGTCCGGCAGCCAGCGCGAAATTATCGCGAATGCGGGCATGGCCGGTATGTTGCCCGGTCAGCAACGCACCGCGTGATGGGGAGCACACGGGCGCACCGGCATACCCTTGTGTGAACAGCCGCCCCTGTTCCGCCAGTCGGTCGATGTTCGGTGTCCGGAACCGCGCCTGCCCATAAGCCCCGATATCACCATAGCCGAGATCGTCCGCCAGCACGAAGATGATGTTTGGCGGTCGCCGGCGCGGTAGCGGCGTCGCGGCGAGAGCCACGCCTGAGGCTGTCACCATGACCCCTGCAATGAACGTACGACGAAGCATCGGCATCCCCTCTTTCAACATCCCTGCCAGCGTCCACCTGCGAAAGCAAATTTCACTAGCGAGGTTTATGTAACTTCGGCACATGCTTTTGCATGGTCTTTCAATCTCCTCGCCGTGCCGTGTTGCTTGCGCTGTTGGCGACATCCTTCTCGCCCCGCTGGACAAGGGCGGATGCGGCGGATGATGTACACGGCCCGCGCATGAGCATCCTTGACGCCGGCGCGATGCCCGATGGCAGCACCATCAACACACTTGCGATCCAGACGACTATCGATCGAATGGCGGCGGAGGGGGGTGGTACGGTCGTCGTGCCTGCTGGTGTTTTCGTGTCGGGCGCGCTGTTTATGAAGCCGGACGTTCACCTCTATTTGCAGGAGGGTGCCGTGCTGCGTTGTGCCGAGGATGTGGCAACCCATTTTCCTGCCGGGCCTAGCCGGATCGAGGGCCATGTGGCGGACCAGTTCACGCCGGCGCTGATCAACGCGTCCGGATGTAATGGGCTGCGGATCACCGGGCCGGGCATGCTGGACGGAGCGGGACGACCGGTTTGGGATCTGTTCTGGCGCCTGCGAAGGGCATCTGCGGACCCGCGTAATTTCCCGAACATCGGCATCCCGCGAGCGCGGCTGGCGTTGATCGAACGGTCCCGGGACGTCCGGATCGATGGCGTCGCGTTCAAGGATTCGCAGTTCTGGAACCTGCATCTCTACGCCTGCAGCGATGTCACAGTTGCCGGATGCCGCTTCACCGTGCCTGATGAGTACGAGCGCGCGCCCAGCACCGACGGGATCGACATCGACAGTTGCCAGCGCGTTACGGTGGAGCACTGCTTCTTCTCGGTCACCGACGACTGCATCGCGGCAAAGGGATCGCGTGGGCCGCTCGCTTTGCAGGATCGCAGTTCGCCGCCGGTGGAGCATGTCCGGGTGCGCAACTGCGAGTTCCGGCGTGGCGGGAGCGTCTTCACCTGCGGCAGCGAGGCGACAATCGTTCGCGACGTGGTGGTGGAAGATTGCCGGGTGACCGGGGATGTCCGGGTGCTGGTT includes the following:
- a CDS encoding glycoside hydrolase family 88 protein — its product is MAPLPLVPAVAQAQLRPVDITLPPRPDLSFATDIVPDPARVLAVMEYAALAEIADLERKPFQVLGRSVDEITANWVSATFYTGLTRVARVSDRPEPMRFLVSVADHFNFAMRGTRSPKGLLNADDQAIGELYQELYVLRREDGYIMPTQQRLDFSLPHLRAEPQPARLVWWWCDALFMAPPVLSRMSAITGDRRYLDAMDVQWWRTSQALYDPAEGLFFRDPRFVTHRSDSGGKVFWSRGNGWVLAGLARVLDHMPADYPTRDRYLDQFRQMAARIAGLQQSDGLWRADLLDVSAFPEPETSGSALHTYALAWGVNHGVLPRDEYLPQVLRGWAGLNRHILPNGQLGAVQKTGDQPVPTAADDVGMYGTGAFLLAAAEIMQLAQPVQALPVPPPALPAPPAAERPATPARPGTAPSGEAARRAREMQATRDLAYDPRVDAPDLERWTPGPPIDEWTIAPRRQP
- a CDS encoding glycosyl hydrolase family 28 protein, producing MLLALLATSFSPRWTRADAADDVHGPRMSILDAGAMPDGSTINTLAIQTTIDRMAAEGGGTVVVPAGVFVSGALFMKPDVHLYLQEGAVLRCAEDVATHFPAGPSRIEGHVADQFTPALINASGCNGLRITGPGMLDGAGRPVWDLFWRLRRASADPRNFPNIGIPRARLALIERSRDVRIDGVAFKDSQFWNLHLYACSDVTVAGCRFTVPDEYERAPSTDGIDIDSCQRVTVEHCFFSVTDDCIAAKGSRGPLALQDRSSPPVEHVRVRNCEFRRGGSVFTCGSEATIVRDVVVEDCRVTGDVRVLVLKLRTDTPQLYEDIELRRITLSTSGGQVFTVRPWTQYADLDGHEQPTSRVRNIRMSEITGRYGAMGTIRPDPAQTDMAEVVLKNINLQLTDPTFEVTGVSNLELDNVIVNGAALQPT
- a CDS encoding arylsulfatase — protein: MVTASGVALAATPLPRRRPPNIIFVLADDLGYGDIGAYGQARFRTPNIDRLAEQGRLFTQGYAGAPVCSPSRGALLTGQHTGHARIRDNFALAAGHLGYKGEQQLRRASLTPQDRTVAQHLKAAGYATGIMGKWHLDGYDPAAVPTNFGFDEFKGWLVTEPVTEGYWPAKRMHNTQMVDVAGNAGGARQVYDTDLITDESIDFIGRHRAAPFFLYVAYNAPHSPHIAPDFGPYADQSWPDDEKFYAAMIDRLDRNVGRLLEQLKATGIDEDTMVIFSSDNGPRSEPSAPQTRVADSFDSNGGLTGYKRDMYEGGLRVPFLVRWPGQIAAGSRSDVPIYFPDLLPTALSAAGAPSQPGDGIDLLPHLLNTDAVPPDRFMYWEFYSPEYRQAARYGKWKAVRLQRAGQTQLFDLSADPWESRNLASDYPEVVQFMNDGMAREHRASAEYPDPTPAAEAAS